One window of the Pseudarthrobacter sp. ATCC 49987 genome contains the following:
- a CDS encoding Na+/H+ antiporter subunit A: protein MITVLAVHFAVAAVAPILFRTFGRNSFYALAAVPTASFVWLILQHGAVYADAGTPRGGAAGTGVAEVLPWIPELKIELAFRMDALAWVMSLLVLGVGALVLVYCARYFKDKDENLGGFGAQLLAFAGVMFGLVTADDLLLMFIFWELTTVLSYLLIGYARTRLSARRSALQALIVTTAGGLAMLVGLIILGFSAGTYRISAILELAPTLVAGPAAGAVAAAVVLILIGAITKSALVPFHFWLPGAMAAPTPVSAYLHAAAMVKAGIYLVARLAPGFADTPYWLPVVLGLGLATMLVGGYRALRQTDIKLILAYGTVSQLGFLTMVVGLGKPDAALAGLGLLLAHGLFKATLFLVVGIIDHQAGTRDIRKLSGVYRSSRALAVVAAIGAASMAGIPPLAGFVAKESVFEAFVHYGTGAGPWGLLILVGLVLGSILTFAYSARFMWGAFAVKPGVETTPFKPIKPAFLAAPAILSLLTIVYGLWPAPVDGWIQPYAALFVPDGEDPAAAGHLALWHGVTPALGLTAITFALGLAMFYGRNAVSRIQGLVPAWIDGDRTYQLAIGALDDAAVWITGRTQRGSLYFYLSVILTVAFVLPLTALVLANKPLPENLYFIDPHSPLQIVAGAGIVIGALAAVRANKRFLAVLMVSVTGYGIALMFSLQGAPDLALTQMLVETIILVAFVLAMRSLPAELRDRTGGKYRVVRVIIGAAFGITMVFVAIYALGARVAAPVSLEFPKLAYEGGGGLNIVNVTLVDIRAWDTFGEISVLALAATGVASLIFVRSRGEGMRASATVAEGSVGRRSPGGGRGNTRDDATLAMSRRFAASSRDAWIVAGRTLAPERRSIIFEVVTRLIFHSIIVFSIYLLLAGHNFPGGGFAGGLTAGLALTVRYLAGGRFELREASPVSAGTLLGIGLATAAASGLVPLLLGGQVFQSAIIEFWLPVFGDIKFVTSTIFDIGVYTVVVGLALDVLRSLGAEIDEHFEEQSEEPAGDQEPGGVPAETTAKGKA from the coding sequence GTGATCACAGTCCTTGCCGTGCACTTTGCGGTGGCTGCTGTGGCGCCAATTCTCTTCCGGACGTTCGGCCGGAATTCGTTCTACGCCCTCGCGGCGGTGCCCACGGCCTCGTTCGTCTGGCTGATCCTGCAGCACGGCGCCGTCTATGCCGACGCCGGAACACCCCGCGGCGGCGCTGCTGGCACCGGCGTGGCCGAAGTCCTGCCCTGGATCCCCGAGCTGAAGATCGAGCTCGCCTTCCGGATGGACGCGCTGGCCTGGGTCATGTCCCTGCTCGTCCTGGGCGTGGGTGCGCTGGTCCTTGTCTACTGCGCCCGGTACTTCAAGGACAAGGATGAGAACCTCGGCGGATTCGGCGCCCAGCTGCTGGCCTTCGCCGGGGTGATGTTCGGCCTGGTGACGGCAGATGACCTGCTCCTGATGTTCATCTTCTGGGAACTGACCACTGTCCTGTCCTACCTGCTGATCGGCTACGCCCGGACCAGGCTCTCCGCGCGGCGCTCCGCCCTGCAGGCCCTGATCGTCACCACCGCCGGCGGCCTTGCCATGCTGGTGGGGCTGATCATCCTCGGTTTCAGTGCCGGGACCTACCGGATCTCGGCCATCCTCGAGCTGGCGCCCACCCTTGTCGCCGGGCCCGCCGCGGGAGCCGTGGCTGCCGCCGTCGTCCTCATTTTGATTGGCGCGATCACCAAATCGGCGCTTGTCCCCTTTCACTTCTGGCTCCCCGGCGCCATGGCGGCTCCCACTCCGGTGAGCGCCTACCTGCATGCCGCGGCCATGGTGAAGGCCGGCATTTACCTTGTGGCGCGGCTGGCGCCAGGATTCGCGGACACCCCGTACTGGCTGCCGGTGGTGCTCGGCCTCGGCCTGGCCACCATGCTGGTCGGCGGCTACCGGGCGCTGCGGCAGACCGATATCAAGCTCATCCTGGCCTACGGGACGGTCAGCCAGCTCGGCTTCCTGACCATGGTCGTGGGGCTCGGCAAGCCCGATGCGGCGCTTGCCGGCCTCGGCCTGCTCCTCGCCCACGGACTTTTTAAAGCCACCCTCTTCCTGGTGGTCGGCATCATTGACCACCAGGCCGGAACCCGCGACATCCGCAAGCTCTCCGGCGTCTACCGCTCCTCCCGGGCGCTCGCCGTCGTGGCCGCCATCGGTGCCGCCTCGATGGCCGGCATCCCGCCGCTGGCCGGCTTCGTCGCGAAGGAATCGGTCTTCGAGGCCTTCGTCCACTACGGCACCGGCGCCGGCCCGTGGGGGCTGTTGATCCTCGTCGGCCTGGTCCTGGGCTCCATCCTGACCTTCGCCTACAGCGCCCGGTTCATGTGGGGCGCCTTCGCCGTCAAGCCCGGCGTTGAGACCACCCCGTTCAAACCGATCAAGCCGGCGTTCCTGGCCGCCCCCGCCATCCTGAGCCTGCTGACGATCGTCTACGGGCTGTGGCCGGCACCGGTGGACGGCTGGATCCAGCCGTACGCGGCGCTGTTCGTGCCCGACGGCGAAGACCCGGCCGCCGCCGGCCACCTGGCGCTGTGGCACGGTGTGACCCCGGCCCTGGGGCTGACCGCCATCACCTTCGCCCTCGGCCTGGCCATGTTCTACGGCCGCAACGCCGTCTCCCGGATCCAGGGCCTGGTCCCCGCCTGGATCGACGGAGACCGCACCTACCAGTTGGCCATCGGTGCGCTCGACGACGCCGCAGTCTGGATCACCGGCCGGACCCAGCGAGGTTCGCTGTACTTCTACCTGTCCGTCATCCTGACCGTGGCGTTCGTGCTTCCGCTCACGGCGCTGGTGCTGGCCAACAAGCCGCTGCCGGAGAACCTTTACTTCATTGACCCCCACTCCCCGCTGCAGATCGTGGCGGGCGCCGGCATTGTGATCGGGGCGCTGGCCGCGGTGCGCGCCAATAAGCGGTTCCTGGCCGTGCTGATGGTGTCCGTCACCGGCTACGGCATCGCCCTGATGTTCTCGCTGCAGGGCGCCCCGGACCTCGCACTGACGCAGATGCTGGTGGAAACCATCATCCTGGTGGCCTTTGTCCTGGCCATGCGCAGCCTCCCGGCGGAACTGCGCGACCGGACGGGCGGAAAATACCGGGTGGTCCGCGTGATCATCGGCGCCGCCTTCGGGATCACCATGGTGTTCGTCGCCATCTACGCCCTCGGCGCCCGGGTGGCTGCTCCCGTCTCCCTGGAGTTCCCGAAGCTGGCGTATGAGGGCGGCGGCGGACTCAATATCGTCAACGTGACCCTGGTGGACATCCGGGCCTGGGACACCTTCGGGGAAATCTCGGTGCTCGCGCTGGCCGCCACCGGTGTTGCCAGCCTGATCTTCGTCCGGAGCCGCGGCGAGGGGATGCGCGCCTCCGCCACCGTGGCCGAGGGTTCCGTCGGACGCCGCAGCCCCGGCGGCGGCCGCGGAAACACCCGTGACGATGCCACGCTGGCCATGAGCCGCCGGTTCGCCGCCTCCAGCCGCGACGCGTGGATCGTGGCCGGCCGGACCCTGGCCCCGGAACGCCGTTCGATCATCTTCGAGGTCGTCACCCGGCTGATCTTCCACTCCATCATCGTCTTCTCCATCTACCTGCTGCTCGCCGGCCACAACTTTCCCGGCGGCGGCTTCGCCGGTGGCCTCACCGCCGGACTGGCGCTCACCGTCCGCTACCTCGCCGGCGGGCGCTTCGAACTGCGCGAAGCCTCCCCCGTCAGCGCGGGCACCTTGCTGGGCATTGGCCTTGCCACCGCGGCGGCCTCCGGCCTGGTACCGCTGCTGCTGGGCGGCCAGGTGTTCCAGAGCGCCATCATCGAGTTCTGGCTGCCGGTCTTTGGCGACATCAAGTTCGTCACCTCCACGATCTTCGACATCGGCGTGTACACGGTCGTCGTCGGCCTGGCGCTGGACGTGCTGCGCAGCCTGGGCGCCGAGATCGACGAACACTTCGAGGAACAGTCGGAGGAACCGGCCGGCGACCAGGAGCCCGGCGGAGTTCCGGCCGAAACCACAGCCAAGGGGAAAGCATGA
- a CDS encoding Na(+)/H(+) antiporter subunit C, translating to MSVNLTLLTVMGALYACGIYLLLERSLTRVLLGLMLLTNATNLLILTTGGYAGLAPMFSKDTAAGDYNDPLPQALILTSIVISFAVTAFMLGIIYRTWVLAREDEIQDDAEDRRVARTPSFDVEDDSVIPVETSEFPLTMIGSDGQSVSDIPAGAEATVQVADRTLDAEAAASEEQPGSLNVTPPNKEGGGQ from the coding sequence ATGAGCGTCAACCTGACCCTGCTGACGGTCATGGGAGCCCTGTACGCCTGCGGCATCTACCTGCTCCTGGAACGCAGCCTGACCCGGGTCCTGCTGGGCCTGATGCTGCTCACGAACGCCACCAACCTGCTTATTCTTACCACCGGCGGCTACGCAGGCCTGGCGCCCATGTTCAGCAAGGACACGGCGGCCGGTGATTACAACGATCCGCTGCCGCAAGCCCTGATCCTCACCTCGATCGTGATCTCCTTCGCCGTCACGGCCTTTATGCTCGGCATCATCTACCGGACCTGGGTGCTGGCCCGTGAGGATGAAATCCAGGACGACGCCGAGGACCGCCGCGTGGCGAGGACTCCCAGCTTCGACGTCGAGGACGACTCCGTGATCCCGGTGGAGACCTCCGAGTTCCCATTGACCATGATCGGCTCGGACGGCCAATCCGTCTCCGACATTCCCGCGGGGGCCGAGGCCACGGTCCAGGTCGCAGACCGCACGCTGGACGCCGAGGCGGCCGCCTCAGAGGAGCAGCCCGGGTCCCTGAATGTCACGCCACCGAACAAGGAAGGAGGCGGACAGTGA